One Methanocella sp. genomic region harbors:
- a CDS encoding PLP-dependent aminotransferase family protein, whose translation MTQQFADRMYSVKRSFIREILKVVDDPSIISFAGGLPNPKSFPVEEVTAATIKVMKESGESAMQYSTTEGYLPLREYIARRYAKYGIKADAGEILITTGSQQGLDLIGKIFLNKGDTVAVERPTYLAAIQSFGMYEPRFVDVPLMGDGVDVEALRQVLESGPKLFYSVPSFQNPTGITYSHEKRKQAADAFKDCDAVFIEDNPYGDIRFMGEDLPPMRRYMGSGVITMGTFSKTISPGMRLGWLYAPSEIMDKLITAKQAADLHTSYFVQRVVYQYLADNDVEGHIKKIQSMYKVQRDAMVHAIERYFPAGVEYTKPEGGMFLWVILPEGLSSTKLFDMAIQDKVAFVPGEAFFIDGSGRNTLRLNYSSSDEARIEAGIRRLAKAINTLLEESKNDIIDIRW comes from the coding sequence ATGACACAGCAATTTGCCGACAGGATGTATTCCGTCAAGCGCTCGTTCATACGCGAGATACTAAAAGTGGTTGACGACCCCTCCATAATTTCTTTTGCCGGCGGCCTGCCCAACCCGAAGTCATTCCCTGTCGAAGAAGTCACCGCAGCCACTATAAAGGTAATGAAGGAAAGCGGGGAAAGCGCCATGCAATATAGCACCACGGAGGGCTACCTGCCCCTGCGGGAATACATTGCCAGGCGCTATGCGAAATACGGCATCAAGGCGGATGCCGGCGAGATACTTATTACGACAGGCTCCCAGCAGGGCCTCGACCTCATCGGCAAGATATTTCTGAATAAAGGCGACACCGTCGCCGTCGAGCGCCCGACGTACCTGGCGGCCATCCAGTCCTTCGGCATGTACGAGCCCCGGTTCGTGGACGTTCCCCTGATGGGCGACGGCGTCGACGTCGAAGCGCTCCGGCAGGTACTCGAAAGCGGCCCGAAGCTCTTCTATTCGGTGCCCAGCTTCCAGAACCCGACGGGCATCACGTACTCTCATGAAAAGCGGAAACAGGCCGCGGACGCCTTTAAGGACTGCGATGCGGTCTTTATTGAAGACAACCCGTACGGCGACATCCGGTTCATGGGCGAGGACCTGCCCCCGATGAGGCGCTACATGGGCAGTGGCGTCATCACCATGGGCACTTTCTCAAAAACGATCTCGCCGGGCATGCGCCTGGGATGGCTGTACGCGCCATCGGAGATCATGGATAAGCTCATCACCGCCAAGCAGGCCGCGGACCTGCACACGAGCTACTTCGTGCAGCGGGTCGTTTACCAGTACCTGGCGGATAACGACGTCGAAGGGCATATTAAAAAGATCCAGAGCATGTATAAGGTGCAGCGGGACGCTATGGTCCATGCCATCGAACGCTACTTCCCGGCCGGTGTGGAGTATACTAAGCCCGAGGGCGGCATGTTCCTGTGGGTGATCCTGCCGGAAGGCTTATCGTCCACAAAGCTATTCGATATGGCAATACAGGATAAAGTCGCCTTTGTCCCGGGCGAAGCGTTCTTCATCGACGGAAGCGGCCGGAACACGCTTCGGCTCAACTATTCGAGCTCGGACGAGGCCCGGATAGAAGCGGGCATACGGCGGCTTGCTAAAGCCATAAACACGCTACTAGAGGAAAGTAAAAATGATATTATCGATATTAGATGGTAA
- a CDS encoding ACT domain-containing protein, which produces MILSILDGKFAICRLEKSSPIPDWLKESTFCTISRTYNELSFVCSQESIPDCIKCDRDWKCFQVEGPIPFKVTGVIASLTAPLADAKIPVFVFSTYDTDYFMVKDMDLDRAREVLAAKGHTINSKIWA; this is translated from the coding sequence ATGATATTATCGATATTAGATGGTAAATTCGCCATCTGTCGGCTCGAAAAGAGCTCCCCAATACCAGATTGGCTAAAAGAGAGCACGTTCTGCACAATCTCCAGGACCTATAATGAGCTCTCCTTCGTCTGCTCCCAGGAGTCCATCCCGGATTGCATCAAGTGCGACAGGGACTGGAAATGCTTTCAGGTCGAAGGCCCCATCCCGTTCAAAGTGACCGGCGTGATCGCTTCGCTGACCGCGCCTCTCGCCGATGCGAAGATACCCGTCTTCGTCTTTTCGACCTACGACACGGACTACTTCATGGTCAAGGACATGGACCTGGATCGGGCAAGAGAAGTGCTCGCGGCCAAAGGCCATACCATCAACTCGAAGATATGGGCATGA
- a CDS encoding C-GCAxxG-C-C family protein: MTKADDAVECFSKGYSCSQSVLSAYCGQFGMDREQAFRVAGAFGAGMGRMCETCGAVTGAFMVLGLRYGKVKAEDEPAKEKAYAKVQEFVEAFKAMNGSIVCRELLGCDMGTSEGMKYAKEHRLTATKCPKYVRDAAEIVERLI, translated from the coding sequence ATGACAAAAGCCGATGACGCCGTGGAATGCTTTAGTAAAGGCTATAGCTGCTCGCAGTCGGTGCTTTCGGCATATTGCGGGCAGTTCGGCATGGATAGAGAGCAGGCCTTCCGGGTCGCGGGCGCCTTCGGCGCCGGCATGGGCCGGATGTGCGAGACCTGCGGGGCCGTGACGGGCGCCTTCATGGTGCTCGGCCTCAGGTATGGTAAGGTAAAGGCCGAGGACGAGCCTGCGAAGGAAAAGGCCTACGCGAAGGTCCAGGAGTTCGTTGAGGCGTTCAAAGCCATGAACGGGTCCATTGTTTGTCGCGAGCTGCTTGGATGCGACATGGGCACGTCCGAGGGCATGAAGTACGCCAAAGAGCACCGCCTAACCGCCACGAAGTGCCCCAAATACGTGCGCGATGCGGCCGAGATCGTCGAGCGGCTTATCTGA
- a CDS encoding PhzF family phenazine biosynthesis protein has protein sequence MAGHTFYIVDVFAEEKYTGNQLAVFLAAASIPPETMQKLANETHYSETTFILSSKDNNGGYDVRIFTPEEELPFAGHPTLGTAYILMQKVMKRPSGEVKLNLGVGQITVTLDKSTGALWMKQVEPAFLRMPDPAAIADMLGISEGDIDSRFPVQEVSTGIPFIIVPLKSMAAVKRAYLDPRKFASRMGGNDSTGILVFSPETYDTKNALNVRVFTKFVSVPEDPATGSGNGCLAAYLVKHKYFGTPSIDIRTEQGYEMGRPSLLFLRAEDKNGSIDVRVGGKVIPVAKCKLE, from the coding sequence ATGGCCGGCCATACGTTTTACATAGTCGACGTGTTCGCGGAAGAAAAATATACGGGCAACCAGCTTGCTGTTTTCCTGGCTGCCGCCTCGATCCCGCCGGAGACCATGCAAAAACTGGCCAACGAGACACATTATTCCGAGACGACCTTCATTCTTTCCAGCAAGGATAATAATGGCGGCTACGACGTGCGTATTTTCACGCCAGAGGAGGAGTTGCCGTTCGCCGGCCACCCGACGCTGGGCACGGCTTACATCCTTATGCAGAAGGTCATGAAAAGGCCCTCCGGCGAAGTAAAGCTGAACCTGGGCGTGGGCCAGATCACGGTGACGCTCGATAAGTCGACCGGCGCTCTCTGGATGAAGCAGGTCGAACCGGCTTTTCTCCGTATGCCCGACCCGGCAGCCATTGCCGATATGCTGGGCATTAGCGAGGGCGATATCGACAGCCGCTTCCCGGTACAGGAAGTCTCGACTGGAATTCCATTTATCATCGTGCCTCTAAAAAGCATGGCCGCAGTAAAGCGGGCCTACCTCGACCCGAGAAAGTTCGCCTCGCGCATGGGCGGAAATGACTCGACCGGCATCCTGGTCTTCAGCCCGGAGACCTACGATACGAAGAACGCTCTGAACGTCCGCGTCTTCACGAAGTTCGTTTCCGTGCCCGAGGACCCTGCCACTGGAAGTGGAAACGGGTGCCTGGCCGCGTACCTGGTAAAGCACAAGTACTTCGGCACGCCTTCGATCGATATACGTACGGAGCAGGGTTACGAGATGGGACGGCCGTCGTTGCTCTTCCTGAGGGCCGAAGATAAAAACGGCTCCATTGACGTGCGTGTCGGGGGAAAGGTTATACCCGTAGCGAAGTGTAAGCTGGAGTGA